One window from the genome of Bacillus tianshenii encodes:
- the purF gene encoding amidophosphoribosyltransferase produces the protein MFGEIKGLNEECGIFGVWGHTDAAQMAYYGLHSLQHRGQEGAGIVVSDDEHLKLSKGLGLVTEVFGQGELQHLTGKAAIGHVRYSTAGGGGYENVQPLLFRSQTGSLALAHNGNLVNANALKHQLEGQGSIFQTSSDTEVLAHLIRRSAYRSLEDRVKNALTMLKGAYAFLMMTEDKLMAALDPHGMRPLSLGRAGDAWVIASETCAFDVVGAEYEREIEPGELLIIDDNGVRSERFSYPMDRAICSMEYIYFSRPDSDIDGINIHSSRKRLGKQLAKEFPVEADVVTGVPDSSISAAIGFAEQASIPYELGLIKNRYVGRTFIQPSQELREQGVKMKLSPVRGVVEGKRVVMVDDSIVRGTTSKRIVKMLRDAGAKEVHVRISSPPIINPCYYGIDTSTSSELIAAKHSPEEIAELIGADSLAYLSINGMIEAIDRNDTSTNCGHCLGCFTGNYPTEIYPDTALPHEKGRVKTH, from the coding sequence ATGTTTGGTGAAATCAAGGGACTAAATGAAGAGTGTGGCATATTCGGTGTCTGGGGACATACAGATGCGGCACAAATGGCTTATTATGGGCTTCATAGTTTGCAGCATCGTGGTCAAGAAGGTGCAGGTATTGTAGTCTCTGATGATGAGCACTTAAAGCTTAGCAAAGGTCTCGGTCTCGTAACTGAAGTATTTGGCCAAGGGGAATTGCAACACTTAACAGGAAAAGCAGCTATTGGACATGTGCGCTATTCAACAGCAGGTGGAGGCGGCTATGAAAATGTACAGCCGCTTCTTTTCCGCTCACAAACAGGTTCACTTGCATTAGCGCACAACGGCAACCTTGTGAATGCCAATGCACTTAAGCATCAGCTTGAAGGTCAAGGAAGTATCTTCCAAACCTCTTCTGATACAGAGGTGCTGGCTCATTTAATTCGCAGAAGTGCTTATCGGTCACTAGAGGACAGAGTGAAGAATGCATTAACGATGCTAAAAGGTGCTTATGCCTTTCTAATGATGACAGAAGATAAATTAATGGCCGCTCTTGATCCGCATGGTATGCGTCCGTTATCGCTTGGCCGGGCAGGAGATGCATGGGTCATTGCTTCTGAAACATGTGCATTTGACGTTGTCGGTGCCGAATATGAACGTGAAATCGAACCTGGTGAATTGCTAATCATTGATGACAATGGTGTTCGTTCGGAGCGTTTTAGTTATCCGATGGACCGTGCGATTTGTAGCATGGAGTATATTTATTTCTCTCGCCCTGACAGTGATATTGATGGCATTAACATTCATAGCTCACGTAAGCGTCTTGGAAAGCAGCTTGCGAAAGAGTTCCCAGTTGAAGCGGATGTTGTAACAGGTGTGCCTGATTCAAGTATTTCCGCGGCAATTGGTTTCGCTGAACAAGCTTCTATTCCATATGAGCTTGGCTTAATTAAGAATCGTTATGTAGGACGGACATTTATCCAGCCTTCTCAAGAATTGCGTGAGCAAGGCGTTAAGATGAAGCTCTCACCTGTTCGTGGTGTTGTAGAAGGAAAACGAGTTGTTATGGTTGATGATTCAATTGTACGCGGTACGACGAGCAAGCGGATTGTTAAAATGCTTCGAGATGCAGGAGCAAAAGAGGTTCACGTGCGCATTAGTTCTCCACCAATCATTAATCCGTGTTATTACGGAATTGATACATCAACGTCTTCAGAGCTGATTGCAGCGAAGCACAGCCCAGAAGAAATTGCAGAATTAATCGGTGCGGATTCACTTGCTTACCTGTCAATCAACGGAATGATTGAAGCAATTGATCGGAACGATACGAGTACAAACTGTGGACATTGTCTTGGCTGTTTCACAGGGAATTATCCAACGGAAATTTATCCAGATACGGCATTACCACACGAAAAAGGCCGTGTTAAAACACATTAA
- the purM gene encoding phosphoribosylformylglycinamidine cyclo-ligase, with product MSNAYKQAGVDIEAGYESVRRMKKHVQQTMRREVIGSLGGFGGMFDLSQLQMKEPVLVSGTDGVGTKLMLAFQMDKHDTIGIDAVAMCVNDIVVQGAQPLYFLDYIACGKALPEKIEQIVKGVAEGCKQAGCALIGGETAEMPGMYDAEEYDIAGFSVGAVEKSEIITGNEIKPGDVLIGLASNGIHSNGYSLVRKVLLEDNKMSLTDYEESLGKTLGEELLEPTRIYVKPLLYLMNLHKVKGAAHITGGGFIENIPRMLPEGCGAEVDYGSWSIPPIFSLIEEKGDLSRKDLFSVFNMGIGMVVCVAEEDVVSALKKLENAGEKASIIGRVKAGSGVSFGGGKLT from the coding sequence GTGTCGAATGCTTACAAACAGGCTGGAGTGGATATTGAAGCAGGCTATGAATCCGTACGCCGCATGAAGAAGCATGTCCAGCAAACGATGCGCCGCGAAGTGATTGGCTCGCTTGGTGGTTTCGGTGGAATGTTTGATTTATCGCAACTTCAGATGAAAGAGCCTGTGCTTGTTTCTGGAACAGACGGGGTTGGTACGAAGTTAATGCTCGCTTTCCAAATGGATAAGCACGATACGATCGGAATTGATGCAGTAGCAATGTGTGTAAATGACATTGTCGTCCAAGGTGCACAACCGCTTTATTTCTTGGATTATATTGCTTGCGGAAAAGCTCTGCCTGAAAAGATCGAGCAGATTGTAAAAGGGGTAGCAGAAGGCTGTAAACAAGCCGGCTGTGCATTAATCGGCGGCGAAACAGCAGAAATGCCGGGCATGTATGATGCAGAGGAATATGATATTGCAGGGTTTTCAGTTGGGGCAGTTGAGAAGTCCGAGATCATTACAGGCAACGAAATTAAGCCTGGCGATGTCTTAATTGGTCTTGCTTCAAATGGTATTCATAGTAATGGTTATTCACTTGTTCGGAAAGTGCTGCTTGAAGACAACAAGATGTCTTTAACAGATTATGAAGAGTCGCTTGGGAAGACGCTTGGCGAAGAATTACTTGAACCAACTCGTATTTATGTGAAGCCATTGCTTTATCTTATGAACTTACACAAAGTGAAAGGTGCTGCACATATTACAGGCGGTGGCTTTATTGAAAATATTCCACGTATGCTTCCAGAAGGCTGTGGAGCGGAAGTAGACTATGGTTCTTGGAGCATCCCGCCGATTTTTTCATTGATCGAAGAGAAGGGCGACCTTTCTCGTAAAGACTTATTCTCTGTTTTCAACATGGGAATCGGTATGGTTGTGTGTGTTGCTGAGGAAGATGTTGTATCAGCATTGAAGAAGCTTGAGAATGCTGGAGAGAAGGCTTCTATTATCGGTCGTGTCAAAGCTGGAAGTGGCGTCTCCTTCGGTGGAGGTAAGCTTACATGA
- the purN gene encoding phosphoribosylglycinamide formyltransferase: protein MKKVAVFASGSGTNFQAILDANQDGSLGYEVVLLVSDKPEAKAIDRAEEEGIPTFVFQPKKFENKAAFEREILVWLNEYKVDLIVLAGYMRLVGETLLRAFEKRIINIHPSLLPAFPGKDAIGQALEKKVRVSGVTIHYVDEGMDTGPIIAQESVRLAEDETYETLQQKIQQVEHTLYPQTLAKILSDDKVIN, encoded by the coding sequence ATGAAAAAAGTAGCAGTGTTCGCATCAGGCAGTGGAACGAACTTTCAAGCAATTCTTGATGCAAATCAAGATGGTTCATTAGGCTATGAAGTTGTCTTACTAGTAAGTGACAAACCGGAGGCAAAGGCGATTGATCGTGCAGAGGAAGAAGGTATTCCTACGTTTGTCTTTCAACCGAAAAAGTTTGAAAACAAAGCAGCATTTGAACGGGAAATTCTCGTTTGGCTGAATGAATATAAGGTTGATCTAATTGTGCTAGCAGGGTATATGCGTCTTGTCGGAGAGACGTTACTGCGGGCATTTGAGAAAAGAATTATCAATATTCATCCTTCCTTATTACCTGCATTTCCTGGGAAAGATGCTATCGGGCAAGCGCTAGAGAAGAAGGTACGTGTATCAGGGGTAACTATTCATTATGTTGATGAAGGTATGGATACAGGGCCAATTATTGCTCAAGAGTCTGTTCGTTTAGCAGAAGATGAAACATATGAAACGCTTCAACAGAAGATCCAGCAAGTTGAACATACATTATACCCACAAACATTGGCAAAAATCCTTTCTGATGATAAAGTGATAAATTAG
- the purH gene encoding bifunctional phosphoribosylaminoimidazolecarboxamide formyltransferase/IMP cyclohydrolase, translating into MAVKRALISVSNKDGIVEFAKGLAEQGVEIISTGGTKKVLQDNDVPVIGISEVTGFPEILDGRVKTLHPVIHSGLLAVRDNEAHQKQLQEHDITPIDLVVVNLYPFKETISKPDVTFADAIENIDIGGPTMLRAAAKNHAYVTVVVDPSDYDVVLEGVKSGEVNAADKKRLAAKVFRHTANYDAMIAEYLTKETGEESPETLTVTFEKKQDLRYGENPHQQAAFYKRSLPVASSIAAATQLHGKELSYNNINDADAALAIVKEFKEPAVVAIKHTNPCGVGSGELIEQAYDRAYEADPVSIFGGIVAANREIDRETALKMKEIFLEIIIAPSFSEDALDVLQQKKNLRLLTVDFSQEQVKEQRLSSIHGGLLVQDEDTYSFDDAEISIPTEREPNEQEWADLKLAWQVVKHVKSNAILLAKDNMTVGVGAGQMNRVGAANIAIEQAGEKAKGAALASDAFFPMDDTVEAAAKAGITAIIQPGGSIRDEDSIKKCNEYGIAMVFTGVRHFKH; encoded by the coding sequence ATGGCTGTAAAACGCGCATTAATCAGTGTATCGAATAAAGACGGAATTGTTGAGTTTGCCAAAGGATTAGCAGAGCAAGGTGTTGAGATTATCTCAACTGGCGGTACGAAGAAAGTTTTACAAGACAATGACGTGCCTGTTATCGGAATTTCTGAGGTTACAGGCTTTCCAGAAATTCTTGATGGCCGTGTGAAAACATTACATCCTGTCATTCATAGCGGATTGCTTGCAGTGCGTGATAACGAAGCGCATCAGAAGCAATTACAAGAGCATGACATTACACCAATTGATTTGGTTGTTGTTAACTTGTATCCATTCAAAGAAACGATTTCAAAGCCGGATGTAACCTTTGCTGATGCAATTGAGAACATTGATATCGGCGGACCGACAATGCTACGCGCAGCAGCGAAAAACCATGCATACGTAACAGTTGTTGTTGATCCTTCTGATTACGATGTTGTGCTAGAAGGCGTGAAGAGCGGTGAGGTTAATGCTGCAGATAAAAAGCGTCTCGCTGCAAAGGTGTTCCGTCATACAGCAAACTATGATGCGATGATTGCAGAATATCTAACGAAAGAAACAGGGGAAGAGTCACCAGAAACATTAACGGTTACATTTGAGAAGAAACAAGACCTTCGCTACGGTGAAAACCCACATCAACAAGCTGCTTTCTATAAGCGTTCGTTGCCTGTTGCATCCTCAATTGCAGCAGCTACGCAATTGCATGGAAAAGAGCTTTCCTATAATAACATCAATGATGCAGACGCAGCGCTTGCAATTGTAAAAGAATTTAAGGAGCCGGCCGTTGTGGCAATTAAGCATACAAACCCATGTGGTGTAGGCTCTGGTGAATTAATTGAACAAGCTTATGACCGTGCATATGAAGCGGATCCTGTGTCCATTTTCGGTGGTATCGTAGCTGCAAACCGTGAAATTGATCGTGAGACTGCACTTAAAATGAAAGAGATTTTCCTTGAGATTATCATTGCACCTTCATTTAGCGAAGATGCATTAGATGTTTTACAGCAAAAGAAGAATCTGCGCTTGCTTACGGTTGATTTTTCACAAGAGCAAGTGAAGGAACAGCGTCTATCCTCTATTCATGGCGGATTGCTTGTACAGGATGAAGATACGTATTCATTTGACGATGCAGAGATTTCAATCCCAACAGAGCGTGAACCGAATGAACAAGAATGGGCTGACTTGAAGCTTGCTTGGCAAGTTGTGAAGCATGTGAAGTCCAATGCGATTTTACTAGCAAAAGATAATATGACAGTCGGTGTCGGTGCAGGACAAATGAATCGCGTCGGTGCGGCAAACATTGCAATCGAACAAGCAGGAGAGAAAGCAAAAGGGGCAGCACTTGCTTCAGATGCATTCTTCCCAATGGATGATACAGTTGAAGCAGCAGCTAAAGCTGGTATTACTGCGATTATCCAGCCAGGTGGTTCAATTCGTGATGAAGATTCAATTAAGAAATGTAATGAATATGGCATTGCGATGGTATTTACAGGGGTACGTCATTTTAAACATTAA
- the purD gene encoding phosphoribosylamine--glycine ligase, producing the protein MKVLVVGRGGREHAVAWKFAQGKQIEKVFVAPGNDGMTDVAECVAISETDHDALIAFAKDNQIDLTFIGPENPLLDGIVDRFQAEGLKVFGPVRDAALIEGSKSFAKEIMKKYDIPTGAYEVFTDVDEAKAYVKQQGAPIVIKADGLAAGKGVTVAMTEEEALESLHEMLEENKFGEASAQVVIEEFLEGEEFSLMAFVNGTNVYPMVISQDHKRAYDNDEGPNTGGMGAYSPVPQISNEAVEEAIEKVLQPAAEALVQEGRSFTGILYGGLILTAAGPKVIEFNARFGDPETQVVLPRLQNDLAEVMLNILDGKDVQLEWSEQAVIGVVLASKGYPAEYEKGKPIQGLDQLEEQTLLFHAGTKKESDQYVTNGGRVLLAARIGDDLAAAKQEVDSEMSKLASDDVFFRTDIGKRAISRSASAHTQTKSQ; encoded by the coding sequence ATGAAAGTACTTGTAGTCGGCCGCGGTGGACGTGAACATGCGGTGGCGTGGAAGTTTGCACAGGGCAAGCAAATCGAGAAAGTGTTTGTAGCACCAGGAAATGATGGGATGACAGATGTTGCTGAATGTGTTGCAATTTCAGAAACCGATCATGATGCTTTGATTGCCTTCGCAAAGGACAATCAGATTGACCTAACATTTATAGGACCTGAAAATCCGTTGCTTGATGGTATTGTAGACCGTTTCCAAGCAGAAGGACTGAAAGTATTCGGTCCTGTAAGAGATGCAGCCTTAATTGAAGGAAGTAAGTCATTTGCAAAAGAAATTATGAAGAAATATGATATTCCAACAGGAGCATATGAAGTGTTCACAGATGTGGATGAAGCGAAAGCATATGTGAAGCAACAAGGTGCACCTATTGTAATTAAAGCCGACGGACTTGCAGCAGGTAAAGGTGTAACCGTTGCAATGACTGAAGAAGAAGCACTTGAAAGTCTGCATGAAATGCTAGAAGAGAATAAGTTTGGCGAAGCAAGTGCACAAGTTGTCATTGAAGAGTTCTTAGAAGGGGAAGAGTTCTCCTTAATGGCGTTTGTAAATGGTACAAATGTTTACCCGATGGTCATTTCACAAGACCATAAGCGTGCTTATGATAACGATGAAGGACCAAATACAGGTGGAATGGGAGCTTACTCGCCAGTCCCGCAAATTTCTAACGAAGCAGTTGAAGAAGCGATCGAGAAAGTGCTTCAACCTGCTGCTGAAGCACTTGTACAAGAAGGACGCTCATTTACTGGCATTTTATATGGTGGGTTAATCCTTACAGCGGCCGGGCCAAAGGTTATCGAGTTCAATGCTCGATTTGGTGACCCTGAAACACAAGTTGTGTTACCGCGCCTACAAAATGACCTTGCCGAAGTGATGCTGAACATCTTAGACGGTAAGGATGTACAGTTGGAATGGTCAGAACAAGCTGTCATTGGTGTTGTGTTAGCGTCAAAAGGCTACCCAGCTGAGTATGAAAAAGGAAAGCCAATTCAAGGCTTGGATCAGCTTGAAGAACAGACACTTCTATTCCATGCTGGGACGAAGAAAGAGTCTGACCAATATGTGACAAATGGCGGGCGTGTATTATTAGCTGCAAGAATTGGTGATGACTTGGCAGCAGCGAAACAAGAAGTAGATAGTGAAATGAGCAAGTTAGCGTCAGATGATGTCTTCTTCCGTACAGATATCGGTAAGCGTGCTATTTCACGTTCCGCTTCCGCACATACACAAACAAAATCGCAATAA
- a CDS encoding DUF2892 domain-containing protein: protein MTKQNIGTINALMRITIGLTTVAWATAKMVRQPYCPSFLWFAMGGAMKVAEGITRYCPMVAAYEQMKKDCGCDSHNDSETNEHTVVNPS, encoded by the coding sequence ATGACAAAACAAAATATCGGTACAATTAATGCGCTTATGCGGATTACGATCGGGCTGACAACCGTTGCCTGGGCCACTGCAAAAATGGTTCGCCAGCCATACTGCCCATCATTCCTCTGGTTTGCAATGGGAGGCGCTATGAAAGTAGCCGAAGGTATTACCCGCTACTGCCCGATGGTTGCTGCCTATGAACAAATGAAAAAAGACTGTGGATGTGACAGCCACAACGATTCGGAAACAAATGAACACACGGTTGTAAACCCATCCTAG
- a CDS encoding adenine deaminase C-terminal domain-containing protein, producing the protein MPESSYRWRNKQIREHIDVIDGNIPPTIVLKNATYLNQALKKWLKANIWIYKDRIVYVGQQFPENISDTEVVDCEQYHIVPGYIEPHVHPFQLYNPHSFAEYASQTGTTTLVNDNLMLTLQLPKKKAFSLIDELDQIPVSMYWWCRYDPQTEIQDEEEIFSHHNMKDWLEHKSVIQGGEMTAWPKVLGGDDLMLHWMQETKRLGKPIEGHFPGASEKTLTKMKLLGADADHESMTGEEVLNRLTMGYTTSLRHSSIRPDLPKLLDEMHELGIDQYDRMTFTTDGSPPSFYEEGLIDEMVRISIEKGVPEIEAYGMASYNVARHYNLDHQHGMIAPGCIAHLNFLEDPKNPKPVSVMAKGRWVRRNGKKQSAFQRVDWKQYEMNPLVLEWDLSLDDMQFSMPFGMEMVNSVITKPYSITLDASVDELAYDHDESFLMLIDREGKWHITTLIKGFASHVKGFASSFSNTGDIVLIGKNKGDMVKAFQHMKEMGGGIALVEDGNVICDVPLPLSGVMSDLSLEELMKKEVTLSNMLRERGYHFIDPVYTLLFLSSTHLPYIRITPQGIFDVMKKSVLFPSIMR; encoded by the coding sequence ATGCCAGAAAGTAGTTACCGTTGGAGAAATAAACAAATTCGAGAACACATTGATGTGATCGATGGGAACATTCCCCCAACAATTGTGTTAAAAAACGCAACATACTTAAACCAAGCATTAAAGAAATGGCTAAAAGCCAATATTTGGATATATAAAGATCGTATTGTCTACGTTGGTCAACAATTTCCCGAAAATATTTCTGACACAGAAGTTGTTGATTGCGAGCAATATCACATTGTACCAGGATATATTGAACCGCATGTTCATCCGTTTCAGTTATATAATCCCCATTCATTTGCTGAGTATGCATCACAGACTGGAACGACCACACTGGTGAATGACAACTTAATGCTTACTTTACAATTACCAAAAAAGAAAGCGTTTTCTTTAATTGATGAATTAGATCAAATTCCTGTCTCGATGTATTGGTGGTGCCGATATGATCCACAGACAGAAATTCAGGATGAGGAAGAGATTTTTTCACATCACAATATGAAAGACTGGCTTGAACATAAATCTGTTATTCAAGGTGGCGAGATGACAGCTTGGCCGAAGGTACTCGGTGGAGATGATCTCATGCTTCATTGGATGCAGGAAACGAAGCGACTAGGAAAGCCGATTGAAGGACATTTCCCTGGAGCTTCAGAGAAGACGTTGACAAAGATGAAGCTGTTAGGCGCTGATGCTGACCACGAATCGATGACAGGTGAAGAAGTATTAAATCGCTTGACGATGGGGTATACAACGTCATTGCGTCATTCGTCTATTCGCCCTGATTTACCGAAGCTGCTTGATGAGATGCATGAGCTTGGTATTGATCAATATGACCGAATGACCTTCACGACAGATGGTTCTCCTCCAAGCTTCTATGAGGAAGGCTTAATTGATGAAATGGTGCGAATTTCAATTGAAAAGGGTGTACCTGAAATCGAAGCATACGGGATGGCTTCCTACAATGTAGCCCGCCACTATAACCTTGACCATCAGCATGGAATGATTGCGCCTGGATGTATTGCGCATTTGAATTTCCTAGAAGACCCGAAGAACCCGAAGCCTGTTTCTGTTATGGCAAAAGGACGCTGGGTGCGCCGAAACGGCAAAAAGCAATCAGCATTCCAGAGGGTTGATTGGAAGCAGTATGAAATGAATCCGCTTGTGTTAGAATGGGATTTGTCACTTGATGATATGCAATTTTCAATGCCGTTCGGAATGGAAATGGTGAACTCTGTTATTACAAAGCCGTATTCGATCACGTTAGATGCTTCTGTCGATGAATTAGCTTATGACCATGATGAAAGCTTCTTAATGCTGATTGACCGTGAAGGCAAGTGGCATATTACAACGCTGATTAAAGGCTTTGCTTCACATGTGAAAGGTTTTGCAAGCTCATTTTCAAATACTGGCGATATTGTCTTAATAGGAAAGAATAAGGGTGATATGGTAAAGGCGTTTCAGCATATGAAAGAAATGGGCGGTGGAATTGCGCTTGTAGAGGATGGGAATGTGATTTGCGATGTTCCGCTACCACTTTCAGGTGTCATGTCTGATTTATCATTAGAAGAACTGATGAAAAAAGAAGTCACCCTGTCAAATATGTTGAGAGAACGCGGCTATCACTTTATTGACCCGGTGTATACATTGTTATTCTTGTCATCTACACACTTGCCGTATATCCGCATTACACCGCAAGGAATTTTCGATGTCATGAAGAAAAGTGTACTCTTTCCCTCGATTATGCGTTAA